The following are from one region of the Lynx canadensis isolate LIC74 chromosome D4, mLynCan4.pri.v2, whole genome shotgun sequence genome:
- the ENTPD8 gene encoding ectonucleoside triphosphate diphosphohydrolase 8 — protein MGLTWKPRVLTALLGAAVASGLTTLILILVEAADVLLPTDTKFGIVFDAGSSHTSLFVYRWPADKENDTGVVSQALVCQAKGPGISSYASNPARAGESLQGCLEEALALIPEAQQRKTPLFLGATAGMRLLSRKNSSQARDIFEAVTQVLGKSPLDFWGAELLAGQDEGALGWITINYVLGMLVKYSFSGEWIQPLEGTLVGALDMGGASTQITFVPGGPILDKSTQTTFRLYGSEHSVYTHSYLCFGRDQMLSRLLAQLVQSSSGPLVRHPCYHSGYWATLSPAALYESPCVHTAAPPEPAGNLTVEGTGNPGACISAIRGLFNFSSCRGRGHCAFNGVYQPPVRGQFYAFSNFYYTFRFLNLTSKQPLATVNATIWEFCQRSWKQVEASSPGQDRWLRDYCTSGLYILTLLLEGYGFNEETWPGIEFRKQAGGTEMGWTLGYMLNLTSMIPAEVPAQWRAQSYGIWAAGVVFAVLTLAVTLGAVAGQLLWPQG, from the exons atGGGGCTGACCTGGAAGCCGCGGGTTCTCACGGCACTGCTCGGGGCGGCAGTGGCCTCGGGCCTCACCACGCTCATTCTCATCCTGGTGGAGGCCGCTGATGTCCTCCTGCCCACAGACACCAAG TTTGGGATTGTGTTTGACGCGGGGTCCTCCCACACGTCCCTCTTTGTGTACCGGTGGCCAGCAGACAAGGAGAACGACACGGGCGTGGTCAGCCAGGCGCTGGTCTGCCAGGCGAAAG GGCCTGGAATCTCCTCCTATGCCTCCAATCCTGCACGAGCCGGTGAGAGCCTgcagggctgcctggaggaagcGCTGGCGCTGATCCCAGAGGCACAGCAGCGGAAGACGCCCCTGTTCCTGGGGGCCACGGCTGGCATGAGGCTACTCAG CCGGAAGAATAGCTCTCAGGCAAGAGACATCTTCGAGGCGGTCACCCAGGTCCTGGGCAAGTCCCCCCTGGACTTCTGGGGTGCTGAGCTTCTGGCCGGGCAGGACGAGGGTGCTTTAGGTTGGATCACCATTAACTACGTCCTGGGCATGCTGGTCAAG TACTCCTTCTCCGGAGAATGGATCCAGCCTCTGGAGGGGACACTGGTGGGCGCCTTGGACATGGGTGGAGCCTCCACCCAGATCACCTTTGTGCCTGGAGGCCCCATACTGGACAAGAGCACCCAGACCACCTTCCGCCTCTACGGATCTGAGCACAGTGTCTACACCCACAGCTACCTCTGTTTCGGGCGGGACCAGATGCTGAGCAGGCTTCTGGCACAGCTGGTGCAG AGCAGCTCCGGCCCCCTGGTCCGCCACCCATGCTACCACAGCGGCTACTGGGCCACGCTGTCCCCGGCCGCCCTCTACGAGTCCCCCTGTGTGCACACAGCAGCCCCTCCAGAGCCGGCCGGGAACCTCACTGTGGAAGGGACAGGGAACCCCGGGGCTTGTATCTCAGCCATCCGGGGCCTCTTCAACTTCTCCAGCTGCCGGGGCCGAGGACACTGTGCCTTCAATGGGGTCTACCAGCCCCCTGTGCGGGGCCAGTTCTAT gcctTCTCGAACTTCTACTACACCTTCCGCTTCCTGAATCTCACCTCCAAGCAGCCACTGGCCACTGTCAACGCCACCATCTGGGAGTTCTGCCAGAGGTCCTGGAAGCAG GTGGAGGCCAGCTCGCCCGGGCAGGACCGCTGGCTTCGTGACTACTGTACCTCGGGGCTGTATATTCTCACGCTGCTGCTTGAGGGCTACGGGTTCAATGAGGAGACTTGGCCTGGCATCGAGTTCCGCAAGCAG GCTGGTGGCACGGAGATGGGCTGGACGCTGGGCTACATGCTGAACCTGACCAGCATGATCCCCGCCGAGGTGCCTGCCCAGTGGCGGGCACAGAGCTATGGCATCTGGGCGGCCGGGGTCGTCTTTGCCGTGCTGACTCTCGCGGTTACTCTGGGGGCTGTGGCAGGCCAGCTCCTCTGGCCCCAGGGCTAA
- the NSMF gene encoding NMDA receptor synaptonuclear signaling and neuronal migration factor, with product MGAAASRRRALRSEAMSSVAAKVRAARAFGEYLSQSHPENRNGADHLLADAYSGHDGSPEMQPAPQNKRRLSLVSNGRYEGSLSEEVIGGKPTAEGPQPRVYTISGEPALLPSPEAEAIELAVVKGRRQRERHPHHHSQPLRASPGGSREDVSRPCQSWAGSRQGSKECPGCAQLAPGPSPSPRAFALDQPPLPEATSRRKKLERMYSVDRVSDDVPIRTWFPKENLFSFQTATTTMQAISVFRGYAERKRRKRENDSASVIQRNFRKHLRMVGSRRVKAQTFAERRERSFSRSWSDPTPMKADTSHDSRDSSDLQSSHCTLGEAFEDLDWETEKGLEAVACDTEGFVPPKVMLISSKVPKAEYIPTIIRRDDPSIIPILYDHEHATFEDILEEIEKKLNIYHKGAKIWKMLIFCQVGLRPFLPWGWGVLRMQASCRRV from the exons ATGGGCGCCGCCGCCTCCCGGAGGAGGGCGCTGAGGAGCGAGGCCATGTCCTCGGTGGCGGCCAAAGTGCG AGCAGCCCGAGCATTTGGCGAGTACCTGTCCCAGAGTCACCCTGAGAATCGGAACGGTGCAG ACCACCTGCTGGCTGATGCCTACTCTGGCCACGACGGGTCCCCCGAGATGCAGCCAGCCCCCCAGAACAAGCGCCGCCTCTCCCTCGTCTCCAACGGCCGCTATGAGGGCAGTCTCTCAGAGGAGGTCATCGGTGGAAAACCGACCGCTGAGGGCCCCCAGCCCCGCGTGTACACCATCTCCGGGGAGCCTGCCCTGCTGCCCAGTCCCGAGGCCGAGGCCATCGAGCTGGCTGTGGTGAAGGGGCGGCGGCAGCGGGAGCggcacccccaccaccacagcCAGCCCCTGCGTGCCAGCCCAGGGGGCAGCCGCGAGGACGTCAGCAGGCCCTGCCAGAGCTGGGCAGGCAGCCGCCAGGGCTCCAAGGAATGTCCCGGGTGCGCCCAGCTGGCCCCTGGTCCCAGCCCTTCCCCTCGGGCCTTTGCGCTGGACCAGCCACCTCTGCCGGAGGCCACCAGCCGCCGCAAGAAGCTGGAGAGGATGTACAGTGTCGATCGTGTGTCTG ATGACGTCCCCATCCGTACCTGGTTCCCCAAGGAAAACCTCTTCAGCTTCCAGACAGCAACCACAACTATGCAAGC CATCTC GGTGTTCAGGGGCTACGCGGAGAGGAAGCGCCGGAAACGGGAGAATGATTCCGCGTCTGTAATCCAGAG GAACTTCCGCAAACACCTGCGCATGGTCGGCAGCCGGAGGGTGAAGGCCCAGA CGTTCGCCGAGCGGCGCGAGCGGAGCTTCAGCCGGTCCTGGAGCGACCCCACCCCCATGAAAGCCGACACTTCCCACGACTCCCGAGACA GTAGTGACCTGCAGAGCTCACACTGCACCCTGGGCGAGGCCTTTGAGGATCTGGACTGGGAGACCGAGAAGGGCTTGGAGGCGGTGGCCTGTGACACAGAGGGCTTTGTGCCCCCCAAGGTCATG CTCATCTCCTCCAAGGTGCCCAAAGCCGAGTACATCCCGACTATCATCCGCAGAGATGACCCGTCCATCATCCCCATCCTCTAT GACCacgagcatgcaacttttgaggACATCCTGG aggaaatagagaaaaagctGAACATCTATCACAAAGGGGCCAAGATCTGGAAGATGCTGATTTTCTGCCAGGTAGGACTCCGTCCCTTTCtgccgtgggggtggggggtattgAGAATGCAGGCTTCGTGCAGACGTGTGTGA